One Amycolatopsis thermophila DNA segment encodes these proteins:
- a CDS encoding bifunctional helix-turn-helix transcriptional regulator/GNAT family N-acetyltransferase encodes MNDRALLERVTQVRAFNRLYTGLIGVLDEGLVGSDYSLSEARVLYELAQEGVTEVTELRRRLDMDAGYASRLLGRLEARGLLVRERHETDGRRQLVRLTDTGRAEQQVLEDRTTTQIGELLGRLTDEDQHRLVTSMRTITRLVGERRTKPALVLRPPRPGDFGWVVQRNGAIYAQEYGWDATYEALVARIVADYLDHRDPAREAAWIAELDGERVGCVFCVRGPDDTTAKLRLLLVEPHARGHGVGTRLVDECLAFARAHGYTAMELWTNSVLTAARNIYRRAGFELVDSAPHHSFGHDLVGETWRLEL; translated from the coding sequence ATGAACGACCGTGCCCTGCTCGAACGCGTCACCCAGGTCCGCGCCTTCAACCGGCTCTACACCGGCCTGATCGGGGTCCTCGACGAAGGACTGGTCGGCAGCGACTACTCCCTCAGCGAGGCCCGCGTCCTCTACGAGCTCGCCCAGGAGGGCGTCACCGAGGTCACCGAACTGCGCCGCCGCCTCGACATGGACGCCGGGTACGCCAGCCGGCTGCTCGGCCGCCTCGAGGCGCGCGGTCTCCTCGTCCGCGAACGGCACGAGACCGACGGCCGTCGCCAGCTCGTCCGCCTCACCGACACCGGCCGCGCCGAACAGCAGGTCCTCGAGGACCGCACCACCACCCAGATCGGTGAACTCCTCGGCCGGCTCACCGACGAGGACCAGCACCGCCTGGTCACGTCGATGCGCACGATCACCCGTCTGGTCGGCGAACGCCGGACCAAGCCCGCGCTCGTGCTGCGCCCGCCGCGCCCCGGCGACTTCGGCTGGGTGGTCCAGCGCAACGGCGCGATCTACGCCCAGGAGTACGGCTGGGACGCCACCTACGAAGCCCTGGTCGCCCGGATCGTCGCCGACTACCTCGACCACCGGGACCCGGCCCGCGAGGCCGCCTGGATCGCCGAGCTCGACGGGGAACGCGTGGGCTGCGTGTTCTGCGTGCGCGGCCCGGATGACACGACCGCGAAACTGCGCCTGCTGCTCGTCGAACCGCACGCCCGCGGCCACGGCGTCGGCACGCGCCTGGTGGACGAGTGCCTCGCCTTCGCGCGGGCGCACGGCTACACCGCGATGGAACTGTGGACCAACAGCGTCCTGACGGCCGCGCGGAACATCTACCGGCGGGCGGGGTTCGAACTCGTCGACTCGGCACCCCACCACAGCTTCGGTCACGACCTCGTCGGCGAGACGTGGCGGCTGGAGTTGTAG
- a CDS encoding ATP-binding protein → MDPIRNPFAPGAGQRPPELAGRERELTAFEVVLQRVARGRPERSMVLTGLRGVGKTVLLGELRSMAVKHRWGAGKIEARPDAELRRPLSAALHRAIRDLAVRHRAPDRVEEVLGVLKAFALRSNKADAKLRDRWQPGIDVPAAQGRADSGDIEIDLVELFTDVAELAADVGTGVALLIDEIQDLQPVDVSALCAACHELSQSGAPLVVVGAGLPHVPAVLSASKSYSERLFRYVRIDRLSREDADRAVLAPIEREDAGIEPEALDALFDASGGYPYFIQAYAKAAWDAAPDDPITVQDVQVAAPEAEQELAVGFFGSRYERATPAEREYLRAMAELTQGRDESAGTSDVAVYLGRKPSSLSPARDSLMKKGLVYSAERGHIAFTVPHFGHYLLSRAAD, encoded by the coding sequence GTGGACCCGATCCGCAACCCGTTCGCGCCGGGCGCCGGGCAGCGGCCGCCGGAGCTGGCGGGCCGCGAACGCGAGCTGACCGCGTTCGAAGTGGTGTTGCAACGGGTCGCTCGCGGCCGTCCGGAACGCAGCATGGTGCTCACCGGCTTGCGCGGCGTGGGCAAGACCGTGCTGCTCGGCGAGCTGCGGTCGATGGCGGTCAAGCACCGGTGGGGCGCCGGCAAGATCGAGGCGCGGCCGGACGCGGAACTGCGACGACCGCTGTCGGCGGCCCTGCACCGCGCGATCCGCGACCTGGCCGTGCGGCACCGGGCGCCGGACCGGGTCGAAGAGGTCCTCGGCGTGCTGAAAGCGTTTGCGCTGCGGTCGAACAAGGCGGACGCGAAGCTGCGCGACCGCTGGCAGCCCGGGATCGACGTGCCGGCCGCGCAGGGCCGCGCCGATTCGGGGGACATCGAGATCGACCTCGTCGAGCTGTTCACCGACGTGGCGGAGCTGGCCGCGGACGTCGGGACGGGCGTGGCGCTGCTGATCGACGAGATCCAGGACCTGCAGCCGGTCGACGTGTCGGCGCTGTGCGCGGCGTGCCACGAGCTGTCGCAGTCCGGGGCGCCGCTGGTGGTGGTCGGGGCGGGCCTGCCGCACGTGCCGGCGGTGTTGTCGGCGTCGAAGTCGTACTCGGAGCGGCTGTTCCGCTACGTGCGGATCGACCGGCTCAGCCGCGAGGACGCCGACCGGGCGGTGCTGGCGCCGATCGAGCGCGAGGACGCCGGCATCGAGCCCGAGGCGCTGGACGCGTTGTTCGACGCCTCCGGCGGCTACCCGTACTTCATCCAGGCCTACGCGAAGGCCGCCTGGGACGCCGCACCCGACGACCCGATCACGGTCCAGGACGTGCAGGTCGCAGCCCCCGAGGCCGAGCAGGAACTGGCCGTCGGCTTCTTCGGCTCGCGCTACGAACGCGCCACCCCCGCCGAACGCGAGTACCTGCGGGCGATGGCGGAGCTGACCCAGGGCCGCGACGAGAGCGCGGGCACCTCCGACGTCGCCGTCTACCTGGGCCGCAAGCCCTCGTCACTCTCGCCGGCGCGGGACTCGCTGATGAAGAAGGGGCTGGTGTACTCCGCCGAGCGCGGGCACATCGCGTTCACGGTGCCGCACTTCGGGCACTACCTGCTCAGCCGCGCGGCCGACTGA
- a CDS encoding DoxX family protein, with translation MLAGIFIYGGINALRQAEGHAEAAKPVLDKVGEQSDKLPDAIPTDPVSLVKIDAGVKIAAGTLLALNKFPRLSSLALIGSLVPTTVAGHPFWEAKDPQEKQQQLIHLLKNAGLAGGLLIAAADTEGKPSLGWRARRAADKASKQAQKATEKASKQAHKASKQIQSTASSARDALPV, from the coding sequence ATGCTGGCCGGCATCTTCATCTACGGCGGCATCAACGCGCTCCGCCAGGCCGAAGGGCACGCCGAGGCGGCCAAACCCGTCCTCGACAAGGTCGGCGAGCAGAGCGACAAGCTCCCGGACGCCATCCCGACCGACCCGGTGAGCCTGGTCAAGATCGACGCGGGGGTGAAGATCGCGGCCGGTACGCTGCTCGCCCTGAACAAGTTCCCCCGTCTGTCTTCGCTCGCGCTGATCGGCAGTCTCGTGCCGACCACGGTCGCCGGCCACCCGTTCTGGGAGGCCAAGGACCCGCAGGAGAAGCAGCAGCAGCTGATCCACCTGCTCAAGAACGCCGGCCTCGCGGGTGGCCTGCTGATCGCCGCCGCCGACACCGAGGGCAAACCGTCGCTGGGCTGGCGCGCCCGCCGCGCCGCCGACAAGGCGAGCAAGCAGGCCCAGAAGGCGACCGAGAAGGCGAGCAAGCAGGCGCACAAGGCGTCCAAGCAGATCCAGTCCACGGCCTCGTCGGCGCGTGACGCTCTGCCGGTCTGA
- a CDS encoding acetyl-CoA C-acetyltransferase: MDVRRVAIVGGNRIPFARSNGRYASASNQDMLTAALDGLVSRFALQGERIGEVAAGAVLKHARDFNLARESVLGSKLSPETPASDVQMACGTGLQAIINVANKIALGQIDSAIAGGVDTTSDAPLAVNDDLRRILVRVNAAKTVGQRLKLLAKIRPGQIVPEIPRNAEPRTGLSMGEHAALTAKEWEISREDQDVLAATSHQRLAAAYERGFFDDLVTPFLGLSRDQNLRPDSTAEKLAKLKPVFGGRDGTMTAGNSTPLTDGASTVLLATEEWAAERNLPVLAYLTFSQTAAVDYVHGGEGLLMAPAYAVPRMLAKAGLTLQDFDFYEIHEAFASQVLATLKAWESPAFAKEKLGLDQPLGAIDRSKLNVNGSSLAAGHPFAATGGRIVATLAKLLHEKGSGRGLISICAAGGQGVTAILER, translated from the coding sequence ATGGACGTCCGTCGCGTCGCCATCGTCGGCGGCAACCGCATCCCGTTCGCGCGGTCGAACGGCCGCTACGCCAGCGCGTCCAACCAGGACATGCTCACCGCCGCACTGGACGGCCTGGTGAGCCGGTTCGCGCTGCAGGGTGAACGCATCGGTGAGGTGGCGGCCGGTGCCGTGCTCAAGCACGCCCGCGACTTCAACCTGGCCCGCGAAAGCGTCCTGGGCAGCAAGCTCTCGCCGGAGACGCCGGCCTCGGACGTGCAGATGGCGTGCGGCACCGGGCTGCAGGCGATCATCAACGTGGCCAACAAGATCGCGCTCGGCCAGATCGACTCCGCGATCGCCGGCGGCGTGGACACCACCTCCGACGCCCCGCTCGCGGTGAACGACGACCTGCGCCGCATCCTGGTGCGCGTCAACGCCGCCAAGACGGTGGGGCAGCGGCTCAAGCTGCTGGCCAAGATCCGCCCCGGCCAGATCGTGCCGGAGATCCCGCGCAACGCCGAGCCGCGCACGGGCCTGTCGATGGGCGAGCACGCGGCGCTGACCGCGAAGGAGTGGGAGATCTCGCGGGAGGACCAGGACGTCCTGGCCGCGACCAGCCACCAGCGCCTCGCCGCGGCCTACGAGCGCGGGTTCTTCGACGACCTGGTGACGCCGTTCCTCGGCCTGTCCCGCGATCAGAACCTGCGCCCGGACTCGACGGCGGAGAAGCTCGCCAAGCTCAAGCCGGTGTTCGGCGGTCGCGACGGCACCATGACCGCGGGCAACTCGACGCCGCTCACCGACGGCGCGTCGACGGTCCTGCTGGCGACCGAGGAGTGGGCGGCCGAGCGCAACCTGCCGGTGCTGGCGTACCTGACGTTCTCCCAGACCGCCGCCGTGGACTACGTGCACGGCGGCGAGGGCCTGCTGATGGCCCCCGCCTACGCGGTGCCGCGGATGCTCGCCAAGGCGGGCCTGACGCTGCAGGACTTCGACTTCTACGAGATCCACGAGGCGTTCGCCTCCCAGGTGCTCGCGACGTTGAAGGCGTGGGAGAGCCCGGCCTTCGCCAAGGAGAAGCTGGGGCTCGACCAGCCGCTCGGCGCGATCGACCGCTCGAAGCTGAACGTCAACGGCTCGTCGCTGGCCGCCGGGCACCCGTTCGCGGCGACCGGCGGCCGGATCGTGGCCACGCTGGCGAAGCTGCTGCACGAGAAGGGCTCCGGGCGTGGCCTGATCTCGATCTGCGCGGCGGGCGGACAGGGCGTCACGGCGATCCTGGAGAGGTGA
- a CDS encoding 3-oxoacyl-ACP reductase, translated as MADRYQQFTKTPIGKFLVPKLGLPNPPVLRRYRPGQAPLDGPALFGGAPGGRLEKTVKTQLAGAGITVLGEPAGGDQRYGALVFDATGITDPAQLREMYLFFHPVIRKVGYCGRVVVLGTPPELADGRERIAQRALEGFTRSVGKELKRGATAQLVYVAAGAEEAAESTLRFLLSAKSAFVDGQVIRVGTTGTPAVPAIENWEKPLDGRVALVTGASRGIGAAIAGVLARDGAHVVGLDIPAQGGDLSEVANEIGGSALQLDITAADAPDKLATYLKERHGGVDVVVHNAGITRDKTLGNLTEAAWDAVITVNLAAQLAVNDKLLAEKVLKPNGRIIGVSSIAGIAGNVGQTNYGTSKAGVIGMVADGAPKLAEYGATINAVAPGFIETQMTAAVPLFIREAGRRLSSLGQGGLPVDVAETIAWYANPASAAVNGNVVRVCGQALLGA; from the coding sequence ATGGCCGACCGGTATCAGCAGTTCACCAAGACGCCGATCGGGAAGTTCCTGGTGCCCAAGCTCGGGCTGCCCAACCCGCCGGTCCTGCGCCGGTACCGGCCCGGCCAGGCCCCTCTCGATGGTCCCGCACTTTTCGGCGGCGCGCCCGGTGGACGGCTCGAGAAGACGGTGAAGACGCAGCTCGCGGGCGCCGGCATCACCGTGCTGGGCGAGCCGGCGGGCGGCGACCAGCGCTACGGCGCGCTCGTGTTCGACGCCACCGGCATCACCGACCCGGCCCAGCTGCGCGAGATGTACCTGTTCTTCCACCCGGTGATCCGCAAGGTCGGGTACTGCGGACGGGTGGTCGTGCTCGGCACCCCGCCCGAGCTCGCCGACGGCCGGGAGCGGATCGCCCAGCGCGCGCTCGAAGGGTTCACCCGTTCGGTCGGCAAGGAGCTCAAGCGCGGCGCGACCGCCCAGCTCGTCTACGTCGCCGCCGGGGCCGAGGAGGCCGCCGAATCGACGCTGCGGTTCCTGCTGTCCGCCAAGTCGGCGTTCGTGGACGGCCAGGTGATCCGCGTCGGTACCACCGGCACGCCCGCGGTGCCCGCGATCGAGAACTGGGAGAAGCCGCTGGACGGCAGGGTCGCCCTGGTCACCGGCGCCTCCCGCGGCATCGGCGCGGCGATCGCCGGGGTGCTGGCCCGCGACGGCGCGCACGTGGTCGGCCTGGACATCCCGGCACAGGGCGGCGACCTGTCCGAGGTCGCCAACGAGATCGGCGGCTCGGCGCTGCAGCTCGACATCACCGCCGCGGACGCGCCGGACAAGCTCGCGACCTACCTGAAGGAGCGGCACGGCGGCGTCGACGTCGTGGTCCACAACGCCGGCATCACCCGCGACAAGACGCTCGGCAACCTGACCGAGGCCGCGTGGGACGCGGTGATCACGGTCAACCTGGCCGCGCAGCTCGCCGTGAACGACAAGCTGCTGGCCGAGAAGGTGCTCAAGCCCAACGGCCGGATCATCGGCGTCTCGTCGATCGCCGGGATCGCGGGCAACGTGGGCCAGACCAACTACGGCACCAGCAAGGCGGGCGTGATCGGCATGGTGGCCGACGGCGCGCCGAAGCTCGCCGAGTACGGCGCCACGATCAACGCCGTCGCGCCCGGGTTCATCGAGACGCAGATGACCGCGGCGGTGCCGCTGTTCATCCGCGAGGCCGGACGGCGGCTGTCCAGCCTCGGCCAGGGCGGTCTGCCGGTCGACGTCGCCGAGACGATCGCCTGGTACGCCAACCCGGCTTCGGCCGCGGTGAACGGCAACGTGGTCCGCGTGTGCGGCCAGGCTCTGCTGGGGGCGTGA
- a CDS encoding MaoC family dehydratase, producing the protein MTVKEIREAPKLAPLYAKALLPHSGGGGLPDTEYVRAGIEFDPAHVAAYNQVCGFRLGDELPVTYPHMLAFPLQMALMTQPDFPFPLLGMVHVANRITRRRPVRLTDTGTMRVRAENLRPHEKGRQFDVISEYTTADGPIWTEVSTYLRRGGGEGGGKREQLAAPAPKAIWRVPGDIGRRYAEVSGDRNPIHLHPLTAKLFGFPSAIAHGMWTKARVLAAFEGRLPDAYTVDVKFKLPVLLPAKVAFTSWQTGDGWAFELWAAQKPKPHLEGTITPPDATPNPR; encoded by the coding sequence ATGACGGTCAAGGAGATCCGCGAGGCGCCGAAACTGGCGCCCCTGTACGCCAAGGCGTTGCTGCCGCACAGCGGTGGCGGCGGGCTGCCGGACACCGAGTACGTGCGCGCGGGCATCGAGTTCGACCCCGCGCACGTCGCCGCGTACAACCAGGTCTGCGGCTTCCGGCTGGGCGACGAGCTGCCGGTGACCTACCCGCACATGCTCGCGTTCCCGTTGCAGATGGCGCTGATGACGCAGCCGGACTTCCCGTTCCCGTTGCTGGGCATGGTGCACGTGGCCAACCGGATCACGCGGCGGCGTCCGGTGCGGCTGACCGACACCGGCACGATGCGGGTGCGCGCGGAGAACCTGCGGCCGCACGAAAAGGGCCGCCAGTTCGACGTGATCAGCGAGTACACCACCGCCGACGGTCCGATTTGGACAGAGGTGAGCACGTACCTGCGGCGCGGTGGCGGCGAGGGCGGCGGCAAGCGCGAGCAGCTCGCGGCGCCCGCGCCCAAGGCGATCTGGCGGGTGCCCGGCGACATCGGGCGCCGCTACGCCGAGGTGTCCGGCGACCGCAACCCGATCCACCTGCACCCGTTGACCGCGAAGCTCTTCGGGTTCCCGTCGGCGATCGCGCACGGCATGTGGACCAAGGCGCGCGTGCTGGCCGCGTTCGAGGGCAGGCTGCCGGACGCCTACACGGTCGACGTGAAGTTCAAGCTGCCCGTGCTGCTGCCGGCGAAGGTCGCCTTCACGTCGTGGCAGACGGGCGACGGGTGGGCGTTCGAACTGTGGGCGGCGCAGAAACCGAAGCCGCACCTGGAGGGGACGATCACTCCTCCGGATGCCACACCGAACCCTCGATGA
- a CDS encoding TetR/AcrR family transcriptional regulator, with amino-acid sequence MTEEVKAPRSRRLPRAVRERQILDAAVEVFSRHGYHSASMDEISDVAGVSKPMIYSYLGAKEDLFAKCIRREAGRLLEAVRDGIRSELPPDMQLWHGLRSFYRFVAEYRDSWTVLHRQALTVGGQFADEITVLRSRAIEVVTALVVTAGMKKGLGGRAEFSGPALAVALVGAAESLADWWLDHSEVSDGVLASWLMNLVWLGFNDLIEGSVWHPEE; translated from the coding sequence GTGACGGAGGAAGTGAAGGCCCCGCGGTCGCGGCGGTTGCCCAGAGCCGTGCGCGAGCGGCAGATCCTGGACGCCGCCGTCGAGGTGTTCTCGCGGCACGGCTACCACTCCGCGTCCATGGACGAGATCTCCGACGTCGCCGGCGTGTCCAAGCCGATGATCTACTCCTACCTGGGCGCCAAGGAGGACCTGTTCGCCAAGTGCATCCGCCGCGAGGCGGGCCGGCTGCTGGAGGCGGTGCGCGACGGCATCCGCTCGGAACTGCCACCGGACATGCAGCTGTGGCACGGGTTGCGCTCGTTCTACCGCTTCGTCGCCGAGTACCGGGACTCCTGGACGGTGCTGCACCGCCAGGCACTGACGGTGGGCGGCCAGTTCGCCGACGAGATCACCGTGCTGCGCTCGCGCGCCATCGAGGTGGTCACGGCACTGGTGGTCACCGCGGGCATGAAGAAGGGCCTGGGGGGCCGGGCCGAGTTCTCCGGCCCGGCCCTCGCCGTGGCTCTCGTGGGCGCCGCCGAGTCGCTGGCCGACTGGTGGCTCGATCACTCCGAGGTGTCCGACGGAGTGCTCGCGTCGTGGCTGATGAACCTCGTGTGGCTGGGGTTCAACGACCTCATCGAGGGTTCGGTGTGGCATCCGGAGGAGTGA
- a CDS encoding SCP2 sterol-binding domain-containing protein produces MSGTVVDAFARQIDLSRLSAEQFIQLLETLHMLGSAGSGVHLSSLSTETLADVVRRASKEQLRAISEHPELRMVFLEEIFRRMSDHFLAEKARYSSVVVCWRFPGGSGIGGYDRFQTVIEDGRCFSGQDLGREPDTTITIAPDDFFRVATGNAAVAAMFVTGKVKVKGEYAPAVRLSGYFDIPKPA; encoded by the coding sequence GTGTCCGGCACCGTGGTCGACGCGTTCGCCCGCCAGATCGATCTGAGCAGGCTGTCCGCGGAGCAGTTCATCCAGTTGCTCGAAACGCTGCACATGCTCGGATCGGCCGGATCGGGCGTGCACCTGAGCAGCCTGTCCACCGAAACGCTCGCCGACGTCGTGCGCCGCGCGTCGAAGGAGCAGCTGCGGGCGATCAGCGAGCACCCCGAGCTGCGGATGGTGTTCCTGGAGGAGATCTTCCGCCGCATGTCGGACCACTTCCTGGCCGAGAAGGCGCGGTACTCGAGTGTCGTGGTGTGCTGGCGGTTCCCCGGTGGGTCGGGGATCGGCGGCTACGACCGGTTCCAGACGGTCATCGAGGACGGCCGGTGCTTCTCGGGGCAGGACCTGGGGCGGGAGCCGGACACGACGATCACCATCGCGCCGGACGACTTCTTCCGCGTCGCGACGGGCAACGCCGCGGTGGCGGCGATGTTCGTGACCGGGAAGGTCAAGGTGAAGGGCGAGTACGCGCCCGCGGTACGGCTGTCGGGCTACTTCGACATCCCCAAGCCCGCTTGA
- a CDS encoding FxsA family protein has product MAVVLLLYIVAEVAAVWAVSSLIGFLGTLGLLVVGAFLGSWLARREGARAAQAFLATARSGRSPHAEITDGMLVAFGGLLIMIPGFLSDLAGLALLLPPTRGIVRRGWLKRAERRMPNRLIVVDSEVVDKDTPHRPIIEG; this is encoded by the coding sequence ATGGCTGTCGTGTTGTTGCTGTACATCGTCGCCGAGGTGGCGGCCGTGTGGGCGGTCAGTTCGCTGATCGGCTTCCTGGGCACGCTCGGGTTGCTGGTCGTCGGCGCGTTCCTCGGCTCCTGGCTGGCCCGTCGCGAAGGGGCCCGCGCCGCGCAGGCGTTCCTGGCCACCGCGCGCTCGGGACGCTCGCCGCACGCCGAGATCACCGATGGCATGCTCGTCGCGTTCGGCGGGCTGCTCATCATGATCCCGGGTTTCCTGTCCGACCTGGCCGGGCTCGCGCTGCTGCTGCCGCCCACCCGCGGCATCGTCCGCCGGGGGTGGCTCAAGCGGGCCGAACGCCGCATGCCGAACCGGCTCATCGTGGTCGACAGCGAGGTCGTCGACAAGGACACCCCGCACCGCCCGATCATCGAGGGGTGA
- a CDS encoding SAM-dependent methyltransferase, whose product MDEALRAVENSLDRPSAARVYDYFLGGTTNYAIDREFAQKIRRRLPMIGEYMKTSRQFLGRAVRECARLGVTQYVDIGSGLPTVGNVHDVADATRPQKDTRVVYVDNEPVALAHSRLLLAGTADPARHVAIAADFMQPEDLWERVLDTGMIDVRQPVALVINAVLHFIKDADDPDSRIGYFRSRVAPGSLLVLSQMTNENPRSDEERQALADLVDYYESTTNPGQLRTTAEFARFFGDWELLAPGLVYAPAWHPDRATLFKKVPSESRVIGGVARKP is encoded by the coding sequence ATGGACGAGGCACTGCGTGCCGTGGAGAACAGCCTGGACCGGCCGTCCGCCGCGCGCGTCTACGACTACTTCCTCGGCGGCACCACCAACTACGCCATCGACCGGGAGTTCGCCCAGAAGATCCGGCGCAGGCTGCCGATGATCGGCGAGTACATGAAGACGAGCAGGCAGTTCCTGGGCCGCGCGGTGCGGGAGTGCGCCCGGCTGGGAGTCACGCAGTACGTCGACATCGGGTCGGGCCTGCCGACGGTCGGCAACGTGCACGACGTCGCCGACGCGACGCGCCCGCAGAAGGACACGCGGGTCGTGTACGTCGACAACGAGCCGGTCGCGCTCGCGCACTCGCGGCTGCTGCTGGCCGGCACCGCCGACCCGGCGCGGCACGTCGCGATCGCCGCGGACTTCATGCAGCCCGAGGACCTGTGGGAACGCGTGCTCGACACCGGCATGATCGACGTCCGGCAGCCGGTGGCGCTGGTGATCAACGCGGTGCTGCACTTCATCAAGGACGCCGACGACCCGGACAGCCGGATCGGCTACTTCCGCAGCCGGGTCGCGCCCGGTTCGCTGCTGGTGCTGTCGCAGATGACGAACGAGAACCCGCGCAGCGACGAGGAGCGGCAGGCGCTGGCCGACCTCGTCGACTACTACGAGAGCACGACCAACCCCGGTCAGCTGCGCACGACGGCCGAGTTCGCGCGCTTCTTCGGCGACTGGGAGCTGCTCGCGCCGGGGCTGGTGTACGCGCCGGCGTGGCACCCGGACCGGGCGACGCTGTTCAAGAAGGTGCCGTCGGAGTCGCGGGTCATCGGGGGCGTGGCCCGCAAGCCCTGA
- a CDS encoding alpha/beta hydrolase codes for MTEFVLVHSPLVGPATWQGVAAELRARGHRVATPSLLGAFDGDGPYYPKLAGAVREPGVLVVHSGAGALVPGIAARTGAPRAVFVDALLPRPGRSWFDTAPPELGDRLRELATGGRLPPWHEWFPPGTIDELLPGRRIRDAFVAELPRVPLAYFTEPVPDAPVPPGAYLQLSDAYDGEAREAAERGWPVERIGGHHLAPLTDPAVVAAALARL; via the coding sequence ATGACCGAGTTCGTCCTCGTGCACAGCCCGCTCGTCGGCCCGGCCACCTGGCAGGGGGTCGCGGCCGAGCTGCGAGCGCGCGGTCATCGCGTTGCGACCCCCTCTCTGCTCGGCGCGTTCGACGGCGACGGGCCGTACTACCCGAAGCTCGCCGGTGCCGTGCGCGAGCCGGGTGTCCTCGTCGTCCACAGCGGTGCCGGCGCCCTGGTGCCCGGCATCGCCGCCCGCACCGGCGCGCCGCGGGCCGTCTTCGTCGACGCCCTCCTGCCGCGCCCGGGGCGCAGCTGGTTCGACACCGCCCCGCCCGAGCTGGGCGACCGGCTGCGCGAGCTCGCGACGGGCGGCCGCCTGCCGCCGTGGCACGAGTGGTTCCCGCCCGGCACGATCGACGAACTGCTCCCCGGCCGGCGGATCCGCGACGCGTTCGTGGCCGAGCTGCCGCGCGTCCCGCTCGCCTACTTCACCGAACCCGTGCCGGACGCGCCGGTCCCGCCGGGCGCCTACCTCCAGCTCAGCGACGCCTACGACGGCGAGGCCCGCGAGGCCGCCGAGCGCGGCTGGCCGGTCGAGCGGATCGGCGGCCACCACCTCGCCCCGCTCACCGACCCGGCCGTCGTCGCCGCCGCGCTCGCGCGGTTGTGA